A section of the Anabaena cylindrica PCC 7122 genome encodes:
- a CDS encoding YqeG family HAD IIIA-type phosphatase, which yields MTWNNVLQPDLILEGSVLNLTPDIIQQYGLKGLVLDVDETLVPITVKEASSELRDWVEEIRACAALCLVSNNLSESRIGSIARSLNLPYYLGAAKPSRRKIRSALQGMNLPVNQVGMVGDRLFTDVIAGNRLGMFTILVEPIVHADAALRSHPIRNFEVWISEILGASIIPKQEKVHKD from the coding sequence ATGACTTGGAACAATGTCTTACAGCCTGACTTGATTTTAGAGGGTTCAGTATTGAACTTGACTCCAGATATTATCCAGCAATATGGGCTAAAAGGGCTAGTTTTGGATGTGGATGAAACTTTAGTACCAATTACAGTCAAGGAGGCTTCCTCAGAACTGCGAGATTGGGTAGAAGAAATCCGCGCTTGTGCTGCACTGTGTTTAGTCAGCAATAACCTGAGTGAATCCCGAATTGGGAGTATTGCCCGTTCCCTTAACTTACCTTATTACCTGGGTGCTGCTAAACCTTCACGGCGTAAAATTCGATCTGCGCTTCAAGGAATGAATTTACCTGTAAATCAGGTGGGTATGGTAGGCGATCGCTTGTTTACTGATGTGATCGCAGGTAATCGTCTGGGTATGTTTACTATTTTAGTTGAACCGATTGTCCATGCTGATGCTGCCCTCCGTTCTCATCCCATCCGTAACTTTGAAGTCTGGATATCGGAGATATTAGGCGCATCTATTATTCCCAAGCAAGAGAAGGTTCACAAAGATTAG
- a CDS encoding PAS domain-containing sensor histidine kinase, with translation MEFSLYPNLDKMDVTRIHKTKLHLAASNLSNQLALTTAFIGLVVLIGWVFNLEFLKTLEPRLITMKVNTALGFIFSGISLWLWHQNNQQKQSSHVQLLSQVFAGLVVLVGLLTLIQYGFNINLGIDQLLIKEDINAVDTYHPGRMAPNTALCFFWLGSALILLQYRLMSVAQSFAVGSFFTALFGLIGYLFGISSFYSLAPFTGMAVHTSVTFLLLGLGIILSSPENGWMQTVMSPYFGGVIARRLLPVVIGVPILSSGLFLSAYRSNVIPGEIGFLLRAIINIFVLGVVVWWNARYLNTSDHKYQNAQQALQEAYENLETKIHERTAQLEAANQALKDGRRQLSNLINTLPGIVFSRSVDDECLIHSLSDGYLSIIGCSRTDISSYSDRTLQDLIVPEDIPKIVAAIQIAIEQNSSYEIEYRIRTQCGEEKWLWEKGIETSIDGQIPTIQGFITEITSLKHTQEALGESEAKFRELAENIHEVFHINSADLSQILYISPGYEQIWRRSCQSLYQNPNSWSESIHPDDCDRILAACERLIQGEPLEAEYRIIRPQGEIRWIFARVFPIYSLSGTILRHAGIAADITERKLAEIAVQQSEERYRSLVEATAQVIWITDPHGQFITPQESWQAFTGQSFLEYQGWNWQYAIHPEDRERTKQAWSKALQKSELFENECRIQSKNGEYRYFWVRAVPVLKTDGSNCEWVGTCTDITNRKQAEREIQELNEQLETRVQQRTAQLTAANKELEAFSYSVSHDLRAPLRGLDGFSKTLLERYQDQLDDKGKHYLTRIRAGTQRMGELIDDLLQLSRVTRSQMRHTQLNLSAIAQEIAQELSESNPERQVEWLISPHLTVTGDPRLLRIVMENLLNNAWKFTSVKIQSQIEFSCTASHNENGTNITYFVRDNGVGFNEVYVNKLFQPFQRLHTIEEFPGTGIGLATVQRVIFRHGGYIWANGVVGEGAIFHFTLPG, from the coding sequence ATGGAATTTTCCCTGTATCCTAACCTGGACAAAATGGATGTAACCAGAATACACAAAACAAAGCTTCATTTAGCGGCTTCTAATCTCTCTAATCAACTGGCTTTAACAACTGCTTTTATTGGTTTAGTGGTTTTAATAGGATGGGTTTTTAATCTGGAGTTCCTCAAAACTTTAGAGCCACGATTGATCACAATGAAAGTAAACACTGCACTGGGTTTTATCTTCAGTGGAATATCTTTATGGTTATGGCATCAAAATAACCAGCAGAAGCAATCATCTCATGTGCAATTACTCTCTCAGGTTTTTGCGGGGCTTGTCGTACTGGTTGGTTTGCTAACTCTAATTCAGTATGGCTTCAACATCAATTTAGGAATTGATCAATTGCTAATTAAAGAAGATATTAATGCTGTTGATACTTACCATCCTGGACGGATGGCACCAAATACAGCCCTGTGCTTTTTTTGGCTTGGTTCAGCTCTAATTTTACTGCAATACAGGCTGATGAGTGTCGCCCAAAGTTTTGCTGTAGGCAGTTTTTTCACTGCTTTATTCGGGCTGATTGGCTATCTATTTGGAATTAGCTCTTTTTATAGCCTAGCGCCCTTTACTGGTATGGCAGTGCATACCAGCGTCACATTTTTGTTGTTGGGGTTAGGTATTATATTGAGTAGTCCAGAAAATGGCTGGATGCAAACAGTGATGAGTCCGTACTTTGGTGGAGTGATCGCCCGTCGCCTGTTACCTGTGGTAATCGGTGTCCCTATTCTAAGTTCAGGATTATTTTTGTCAGCTTACCGAAGTAATGTTATCCCTGGGGAGATTGGATTTTTATTGCGAGCTATTATTAATATTTTTGTTCTTGGTGTAGTAGTTTGGTGGAATGCTAGATATCTGAATACGAGTGATCATAAATATCAAAATGCTCAACAAGCACTCCAAGAAGCTTATGAAAATTTAGAAACAAAAATCCATGAGCGCACGGCTCAATTAGAGGCCGCAAATCAGGCTTTGAAAGATGGTCGTCGCCAGTTATCAAATCTAATTAATACTTTACCGGGAATTGTTTTTTCTCGCAGTGTTGATGATGAGTGCTTAATTCATAGTTTAAGTGATGGTTATTTATCTATTATCGGTTGCAGCAGAACAGATATATCTAGTTATAGCGATCGCACATTACAAGATTTGATTGTTCCAGAAGATATACCCAAAATTGTCGCTGCCATCCAAATAGCCATAGAGCAAAACAGTTCTTACGAAATAGAGTATCGCATTCGGACTCAATGTGGTGAAGAAAAATGGTTATGGGAAAAAGGCATAGAAACATCCATTGATGGACAAATACCAACCATTCAAGGATTTATCACCGAGATTACCTCTCTCAAACACACACAAGAAGCCCTAGGGGAAAGTGAAGCTAAGTTTCGGGAACTAGCCGAAAATATTCATGAAGTCTTTCATATCAACTCCGCTGATTTGAGCCAGATTTTATATATCAGTCCTGGCTATGAACAGATATGGAGACGGAGTTGCCAAAGCCTCTACCAAAACCCGAATTCTTGGAGTGAGTCTATACACCCAGATGATTGCGATCGCATCTTAGCGGCTTGCGAACGTCTGATTCAAGGAGAACCGCTGGAAGCAGAATATCGCATCATTCGCCCCCAGGGGGAAATACGTTGGATTTTTGCTCGTGTTTTCCCTATTTATAGCCTATCGGGAACAATATTGCGTCATGCAGGAATTGCTGCGGATATCACTGAACGCAAACTAGCAGAAATTGCTGTCCAACAAAGTGAAGAGCGCTACCGTTCTTTGGTAGAAGCAACAGCCCAAGTTATTTGGATCACCGATCCTCATGGGCAATTTATTACTCCCCAGGAAAGTTGGCAGGCTTTTACTGGTCAATCTTTTCTAGAATATCAAGGATGGAACTGGCAATATGCCATTCATCCTGAGGACAGAGAACGCACAAAACAAGCTTGGTCTAAGGCTCTGCAAAAGAGCGAGTTGTTTGAAAATGAATGCCGCATTCAGTCCAAAAATGGTGAATATCGCTATTTTTGGGTGCGGGCTGTACCTGTTCTGAAGACTGACGGCTCTAACTGCGAGTGGGTAGGAACTTGTACTGACATCACAAATCGCAAACAAGCTGAAAGGGAAATCCAAGAACTGAATGAACAACTAGAGACGCGAGTGCAACAACGCACAGCCCAACTCACCGCAGCCAACAAAGAACTAGAAGCATTTTCTTATTCTGTTTCCCATGATCTCCGCGCCCCATTACGCGGTTTAGATGGCTTTAGTAAAACATTGCTAGAACGTTATCAGGATCAGTTAGACGATAAAGGTAAGCACTATCTAACTCGCATTCGGGCGGGAACACAACGAATGGGAGAGCTAATTGATGATTTGCTGCAACTTTCAAGAGTAACACGCTCTCAGATGCGACATACTCAACTTAACCTGAGTGCGATCGCTCAAGAAATCGCTCAAGAACTCAGCGAAAGCAATCCTGAACGACAGGTAGAATGGCTAATTTCCCCTCATCTTACCGTCACTGGTGATCCCCGACTGTTGAGAATAGTCATGGAAAATCTTCTCAATAACGCGTGGAAGTTTACATCCGTTAAAATACAGTCACAAATCGAATTCAGCTGTACAGCTTCACATAACGAAAATGGGACAAACATAACATATTTTGTGCGCGACAATGGAGTTGGTTTTAATGAAGTTTATGTAAACAAACTTTTTCAACCATTCCAACGTCTTCATACTATCGAAGAATTTCCAGGTACAGGAATTGGTTTAGCAACTGTGCAAAGAGTCATTTTCCGCCATGGTGGCTATATCTGGGCTAATGGAGTGGTCGGAGAGGGAGCCATTTTTCACTTTACTTTGCCAGGTTAA
- a CDS encoding response regulator yields the protein MTTKNTLLIIEDNPDDIELTLLAFERTGLQENVVIARDGVEAINYLFAENTLPDLILLDLQLPRIDGLEVLRQIRANSRTRLLPIVILTTSNEESDRLQGYGLGCNSYIRKPVDYDQFVSVMQQLGMYWLVLNSPSPLTQ from the coding sequence ATGACCACAAAAAATACACTACTGATTATTGAGGACAATCCTGATGATATAGAACTAACATTACTTGCATTTGAGCGAACGGGGCTACAAGAAAATGTCGTAATTGCTAGAGACGGCGTTGAAGCAATTAATTATCTATTTGCAGAAAATACTCTACCTGACTTGATTCTGTTAGATTTACAGCTACCCCGTATCGACGGATTAGAAGTTCTTCGGCAAATTCGTGCTAATTCTCGGACTAGATTGTTACCTATTGTGATTTTGACGACCTCTAATGAAGAGAGTGATCGTCTTCAAGGCTACGGTTTGGGTTGCAACAGCTATATCCGCAAACCAGTCGATTACGACCAATTTGTGAGTGTCATGCAACAGCTAGGAATGTACTGGTTGGTTCTCAACAGTCCTTCGCCCCTAACCCAATAA
- a CDS encoding DUF3727 domain-containing protein has protein sequence MYSSEFSEENDHANSGSITLTDDKERSLECYIEHSLSVDEQEYVLLLPVDSPIEIFAWQDEGEEEEAVLVEDDATIDKIFSTAQAVLSEQNLIIKNTAYALTVAGELPPVEESELFTLEIEDDEADLEPEQLQLLASFYHENQEYAIYTPLDPLLFFARITNTGKPELLSPEEFRKVQPLLEEHLFNEVE, from the coding sequence ATGTATTCCTCTGAATTTTCTGAAGAAAATGATCACGCTAATTCTGGTTCTATCACTTTGACAGATGACAAAGAGCGATCGCTTGAATGTTATATTGAGCATTCGCTCTCGGTCGATGAACAAGAATATGTTTTGCTTCTACCAGTAGATTCACCTATTGAAATCTTTGCTTGGCAAGATGAGGGTGAAGAGGAAGAAGCCGTTTTAGTGGAAGACGATGCTACAATTGACAAAATTTTTAGCACTGCCCAAGCTGTCCTCTCTGAGCAAAACCTGATCATTAAAAACACTGCCTATGCTTTGACAGTGGCAGGTGAGTTACCTCCGGTAGAAGAATCAGAACTCTTCACTTTAGAAATCGAAGATGATGAGGCCGATTTAGAACCAGAACAACTTCAGTTACTCGCCAGCTTCTATCATGAAAATCAGGAGTATGCAATTTATACTCCTCTTGATCCGCTGTTGTTTTTTGCCCGGATCACTAATACTGGCAAGCCCGAATTGCTCTCTCCTGAAGAGTTTCGCAAAGTTCAACCGCTGCTAGAAGAACATCTATTTAATGAGGTTGAATAA
- the ruvX gene encoding Holliday junction resolvase RuvX: MPQQQSKSFISALGLDVGSKRIGLAGCDGTGLIATGIMTIERRSFKEDVEQIQQIVNERQVQLLVVGLPYSMDGSLGFQARHVQKFAKRLSESLQLPMEYMDERLTSYQAEQLIIAENRSPSRNKGLIDRKAAALILQQWLDARRSATKRSVAFVED; encoded by the coding sequence ATGCCTCAGCAGCAATCAAAGTCTTTTATATCAGCCTTGGGATTAGATGTTGGTAGTAAACGCATTGGTCTAGCAGGGTGTGATGGTACGGGTTTGATTGCTACAGGTATTATGACGATTGAGCGCAGATCCTTTAAAGAGGATGTTGAGCAAATACAACAAATAGTTAATGAGCGCCAAGTGCAACTTTTAGTTGTTGGGCTACCATATTCAATGGATGGCTCTTTAGGTTTTCAGGCTCGTCATGTGCAGAAATTTGCTAAAAGACTGTCTGAATCGCTGCAATTGCCTATGGAATATATGGATGAGCGATTAACTTCTTATCAAGCAGAACAACTGATTATTGCTGAAAACCGTTCTCCGTCACGGAATAAGGGACTGATTGACCGCAAGGCTGCTGCTTTGATTTTGCAACAATGGTTAGATGCTAGACGTAGTGCGACCAAAAGATCAGTAGCATTTGTTGAGGATTGA
- a CDS encoding phosphate/phosphite/phosphonate ABC transporter substrate-binding protein yields the protein MKRRKLIWYSLLFTVGCASGINTADDTPDQLAVTAPKKLRFAVTDVTGLEDLQRDFGAFRTALSEVLGIPIEFFPVDNPTAAAPALLSGEVDIVFAGPSEYLVLNARAKAIPVVAIKRINYHSIILVRANSPIKSVSQLKGKTIAMRSIGSTSGHLSPMKLLIDAGLDPNTDFKIVMLNDKGIVALKKGEVDAWAVASDRYQNILASEGLSEQDFSIIVTGPLLPSDVFVVSNQMAADFVETVRSRMMANQDKLIQSLLVAPANQKYQGGQLVRTDDSEYNMIREVYQKLGQGNFLQ from the coding sequence ATGAAACGCCGTAAGTTGATATGGTATTCTTTACTTTTTACTGTCGGTTGTGCATCTGGGATTAATACTGCTGATGATACGCCAGATCAGTTAGCAGTTACAGCGCCGAAAAAATTAAGATTTGCAGTTACAGATGTGACTGGGCTTGAAGATTTGCAGCGTGATTTTGGAGCCTTTCGCACGGCTTTATCAGAAGTATTAGGTATACCTATTGAATTTTTCCCTGTGGATAATCCTACGGCGGCCGCACCTGCTTTGCTATCGGGAGAGGTGGATATTGTGTTTGCTGGCCCTTCAGAATACTTAGTTTTAAATGCCAGAGCCAAAGCCATTCCTGTAGTTGCAATTAAGCGCATTAACTATCATTCAATTATTTTAGTGCGTGCCAATAGCCCCATTAAATCAGTAAGTCAATTAAAAGGCAAAACAATTGCTATGCGAAGTATTGGTTCAACTTCTGGCCATCTTTCTCCTATGAAGTTGCTCATTGATGCGGGATTAGATCCAAATACAGACTTCAAAATTGTGATGTTAAACGATAAGGGTATAGTCGCTTTAAAAAAAGGAGAAGTTGATGCCTGGGCAGTTGCATCGGATAGATACCAGAATATTCTAGCAAGTGAAGGCTTGTCTGAGCAGGATTTTTCTATAATTGTTACAGGGCCATTACTGCCTAGTGATGTATTTGTGGTTAGTAACCAGATGGCAGCTGATTTTGTAGAAACCGTGCGATCGCGTATGATGGCAAATCAGGATAAACTGATTCAGAGTCTGTTAGTTGCTCCAGCTAACCAAAAATATCAAGGAGGGCAGCTAGTTAGAACCGACGATTCGGAATATAATATGATTCGTGAAGTTTATCAAAAACTTGGACAGGGAAATTTTTTACAATAA
- a CDS encoding GNAT family N-acetyltransferase: MNSLLPRNLSVIIRPVQYRDLDGIERLTQDSFAALSPKRASCTMEWLRHWFGLLKFLSWFPNPLQYRFCGYVAEQGRMLLGMIQVSPFNRTRSTWRIDRVMLDQTADKQGVGSQLLRHCFESILEARTWLLEVNINDIEALALYRQNGFQRLAEMTYWEISPELLVELALAEPDLPNLLPVSNADAPLLYQLDTASMPPLVRQVFDRHTHDFKTSLFGVLSDAVKQWMTKTEVVSGYVFEPQRKAAIGHFQVQLDRKGENPHVATLTVHPAYTWLYPEMLSQLARIAQDFPQQGLQLASSDYQPEREEYLERIGAKRIEHTLIMSRSVWHKIRESKLVSLEGIQWPEVLQGLQPARKPIPGGMSWVPKQQQPKSDRPIPVKSEIVPFGSHNFNMDASSQSEQTDPIQENN, from the coding sequence ATGAATTCACTACTTCCTCGAAACCTCAGCGTTATAATTCGACCAGTTCAATACCGAGATTTGGACGGTATTGAACGCCTAACTCAAGATTCATTCGCAGCCCTCTCTCCTAAGAGAGCTTCTTGCACGATGGAATGGCTGCGCCATTGGTTTGGGTTACTCAAGTTTTTGAGTTGGTTCCCCAACCCATTACAATATCGCTTCTGTGGTTACGTTGCAGAACAAGGGCGGATGCTTTTGGGGATGATTCAAGTGTCACCATTTAACCGCACCCGCAGCACTTGGCGAATTGATAGGGTGATGTTAGACCAGACTGCTGACAAGCAAGGTGTAGGCTCTCAACTTTTACGCCATTGCTTTGAATCAATTTTAGAAGCTCGCACCTGGCTATTAGAAGTTAATATCAATGACATTGAAGCATTAGCGCTGTATCGGCAAAATGGATTTCAGCGGTTAGCAGAAATGACATACTGGGAAATTAGCCCAGAGTTGTTGGTTGAATTAGCACTAGCAGAACCAGACTTACCTAATCTTTTACCAGTAAGTAATGCTGATGCACCATTGCTATATCAACTAGATACAGCATCAATGCCGCCTTTGGTACGTCAGGTGTTTGACCGACACACCCACGACTTTAAAACCAGTTTATTTGGCGTTCTTTCGGATGCAGTCAAACAGTGGATGACTAAAACTGAAGTCGTTAGTGGCTATGTGTTTGAACCCCAACGCAAAGCCGCGATTGGTCATTTTCAAGTGCAACTTGACCGTAAGGGCGAAAATCCTCATGTAGCAACTTTGACGGTTCACCCGGCTTATACTTGGTTGTATCCAGAAATGTTGTCTCAACTAGCCCGTATTGCTCAAGATTTTCCTCAGCAAGGTTTGCAACTGGCTTCTTCCGATTATCAACCAGAACGTGAAGAATATTTAGAGAGAATCGGAGCCAAGCGCATAGAACATACTCTGATTATGTCGCGCTCGGTTTGGCATAAAATCCGGGAATCAAAATTGGTATCCTTAGAAGGAATTCAGTGGCCGGAAGTACTCCAAGGACTACAACCAGCACGTAAGCCGATACCAGGCGGGATGTCATGGGTTCCCAAACAACAGCAGCCCAAGTCAGACAGACCAATACCAGTTAAATCAGAAATTGTTCCTTTTGGTAGCCATAACTTTAATATGGACGCATCTAGCCAATCTGAACAAACTGACCCAATACAGGAGAACAATTAG
- the proB gene encoding glutamate 5-kinase: MTKTIVVKIGTSSLTQPETGQLALSTIATLTETLCYLRHQGHNVILVSSGAVGVGCARLGLTERPKAIALKQAVAAVGQGRLMRIYDDLFSTLEQPIAQVLLTRADLVQRSRYLNAYNTFQELLGLGVIPVVNENDTVAVEELKFGDNDTLSALVASLVEADWLFLLTDVDRLYSADPRTVPDARPISLISNMKELAELQIQTGGQGSQWGTGGMVTKISAARIAIAAGVRTVITQGRFPRNIEKIIQGEAIGTHFQPQPEPTSARKRWIAYGLVPTGKLYLDDGAINAILQAGKSLLAAGIKAVEGEFGNQEAVQLCDRHGNEIARGLVNYNSEDLQKICGCHSRDIAGILGYAGAETVIHRDNLVLI, translated from the coding sequence ATGACTAAAACAATAGTTGTAAAAATCGGCACTTCTAGCCTCACTCAACCAGAAACAGGACAATTAGCCCTTTCTACTATTGCTACTTTGACGGAAACTCTTTGCTATTTAAGGCATCAAGGGCATAATGTGATTTTGGTTTCCTCTGGTGCGGTGGGTGTGGGTTGTGCGCGTCTGGGTTTAACAGAACGTCCGAAAGCGATCGCTCTCAAACAAGCTGTAGCAGCAGTTGGCCAAGGTCGGCTCATGCGTATTTATGATGATTTATTTAGTACTTTAGAACAGCCTATAGCTCAAGTATTATTAACTAGGGCGGATTTAGTACAACGTAGTCGTTATCTTAATGCCTATAATACTTTTCAGGAATTATTGGGGCTGGGTGTAATTCCGGTGGTAAATGAAAATGATACCGTTGCTGTAGAGGAATTAAAATTTGGTGATAACGACACCCTTTCCGCTTTAGTTGCCAGTTTAGTGGAGGCAGATTGGTTATTTTTGCTGACAGATGTGGATAGATTGTATTCAGCCGATCCTCGTACTGTACCAGATGCCCGTCCTATTTCTTTAATTAGTAATATGAAAGAATTGGCAGAATTACAAATCCAAACTGGGGGACAGGGTTCACAGTGGGGTACTGGGGGGATGGTGACAAAGATTTCGGCTGCTAGAATTGCGATCGCAGCTGGAGTGAGAACTGTAATTACTCAAGGACGTTTTCCGCGCAATATTGAAAAAATTATTCAAGGGGAAGCTATAGGAACGCATTTTCAACCCCAACCAGAACCAACTTCAGCGAGGAAACGCTGGATAGCTTATGGTTTAGTGCCTACGGGTAAATTATATTTAGATGATGGGGCGATAAATGCCATCTTGCAAGCGGGAAAATCTTTGTTAGCTGCGGGAATTAAGGCTGTAGAAGGGGAGTTTGGGAATCAGGAAGCAGTGCAGTTGTGCGATCGTCATGGTAACGAAATTGCCAGAGGATTGGTTAACTATAACAGCGAAGATTTACAAAAAATTTGTGGTTGTCATTCGCGGGATATTGCAGGAATTTTGGGTTATGCGGGTGCAGAAACTGTGATTCATCGGGATAATTTGGTGTTGATTTAG
- a CDS encoding putative bifunctional diguanylate cyclase/phosphodiesterase, which translates to MTEQIKILIVEDNLDDAELMVLELEAANYKVVYQRVDTIEAMIAALESQEWDVILTDYSMPQFSAVAALSLIKLRKLDTPFIVVSGSIGEEIAVKLMRDGAHDYLLKHNLTRLAPAIERELREAKVRCERKQALEKVKFLAFYDELTGLPNRNAVLNILRKQILKCYKFAVLFINIDQYRKIKYGFGHIKSEQLLIEVANRLQASLRPGDYLAKMGKDEFILILGNINHVSEAETHAIEMHRVIDPPFALEGFVIYASITIGVVDSSLGFDEPEEFLRAAETANYTAKEQGLQYPTVVYNRSMQTRALERLQMETELRQAISKQQLQLFYQPIISLHPYKVVGFEALIRWHHPEQGWISPIQFIPLAEQTGLIIPLGEWILENACQQLTIWQNQFLDDLPLSLSINLSGVQLNEIGVVPNIIHHYQSLNLHQITLKLEITESTLMNNTQTVIASLEEFRAAGIQISIDDFGTGYSSLSYLRDLPVDTLKIDRSFVSRIDRDEQNLGIVQAIITLAHTLGLDVIAEGVETVAQMKRLRSLGCKYGQGYLFSQPMPSSLLSQWLQKANKEIGFAIDLLGK; encoded by the coding sequence ATGACTGAGCAAATTAAAATTCTCATTGTTGAAGATAATTTAGACGATGCAGAATTAATGGTCTTAGAATTGGAAGCGGCAAATTACAAAGTAGTTTATCAACGAGTTGACACGATTGAAGCAATGATAGCCGCTCTTGAATCTCAAGAATGGGATGTAATTTTAACAGATTATTCTATGCCTCAATTTAGTGCTGTGGCTGCACTCAGTTTGATCAAACTGCGAAAATTGGATACTCCTTTTATCGTTGTCTCCGGTTCAATCGGGGAAGAAATAGCTGTTAAATTAATGAGAGATGGCGCTCATGATTATTTGCTCAAGCATAACTTAACAAGGCTTGCTCCAGCTATTGAAAGAGAATTGCGAGAAGCTAAGGTACGATGTGAACGTAAACAGGCATTAGAGAAAGTCAAATTTTTAGCATTTTATGATGAATTAACCGGCTTACCTAATCGCAATGCAGTCTTAAATATTTTACGAAAGCAAATCCTCAAGTGCTATAAATTTGCGGTTCTATTTATAAATATTGACCAATATCGCAAAATTAAATATGGCTTTGGACACATTAAAAGTGAACAACTGCTAATTGAAGTCGCAAACCGTCTGCAAGCCAGCTTACGTCCTGGTGACTACTTAGCAAAAATGGGCAAGGATGAATTTATATTAATACTAGGAAATATCAATCATGTAAGCGAAGCAGAAACCCACGCAATAGAAATGCATCGAGTCATAGATCCTCCCTTCGCGCTAGAAGGTTTTGTAATTTATGCCTCTATTACAATTGGTGTTGTAGATTCTAGTCTTGGCTTTGATGAACCGGAAGAGTTTTTGCGGGCAGCAGAAACGGCCAACTACACTGCGAAAGAACAGGGATTACAATATCCCACGGTTGTATACAATCGCAGTATGCAAACTAGAGCTTTAGAGCGATTGCAGATGGAAACTGAACTAAGGCAAGCAATCAGCAAACAACAGTTACAACTTTTTTATCAACCCATTATTTCCCTTCATCCTTACAAAGTAGTGGGATTTGAAGCTTTGATTCGCTGGCACCATCCAGAACAAGGATGGATTTCACCGATTCAATTCATCCCCTTAGCGGAACAAACTGGGCTAATTATTCCCCTGGGCGAATGGATTTTAGAAAATGCTTGCCAACAGTTAACTATTTGGCAAAATCAGTTTTTAGATGATCTACCTCTAAGTTTGTCAATAAATCTATCAGGGGTACAGTTAAATGAAATAGGTGTAGTTCCCAACATTATTCATCATTATCAGTCTCTGAATTTACATCAAATCACACTCAAGCTGGAAATTACAGAGAGTACGCTGATGAACAACACGCAAACAGTTATCGCCAGTTTAGAAGAATTTCGCGCAGCAGGTATCCAAATTAGCATTGATGATTTTGGTACTGGTTATTCTTCTTTGTCTTATTTACGCGATTTGCCTGTTGATACTCTCAAAATTGATCGCTCTTTTGTATCGCGAATAGATAGAGATGAGCAGAACTTGGGAATTGTGCAAGCAATTATCACTTTAGCTCATACTCTAGGTTTAGATGTGATTGCCGAAGGTGTGGAAACAGTCGCACAGATGAAGCGTTTGCGATCGCTTGGCTGCAAATATGGACAAGGCTATCTATTTTCTCAGCCAATGCCATCATCTCTCCTCTCTCAATGGCTGCAAAAAGCAAACAAAGAAATAGGCTTTGCTATCGATCTATTGGGTAAATAG